One stretch of Chloroflexia bacterium SDU3-3 DNA includes these proteins:
- a CDS encoding cytochrome c biogenesis protein CcdA, producing MSAELPPSALPTAEAPAPARRPSARAIGIGALLALGLVGLLILSLGSDSSVAGGGGSVLLFAPAAFLAGVFSFLSPCTLPILPAYFAFTFQARRERIVLMTVSFFLGLATTMVVLGTITSAISQFLIYRVDKLTLIGGVIVVILGVMSFFGKGFTGVKLLDRPSASAAGSYLYGATFALGWSACVGPILGALYTLMASQGIGVLQGAVLSFIYAMGLGMPLIIIATFFSKLGRGSRFWTFIRGRAFEIPVGGTTIMLHTTSMASGLLLIFMGALLATGQMSVISQWAAGTPLARWAFEIETWLSSVLIR from the coding sequence ATGTCCGCAGAACTTCCGCCTTCCGCCCTGCCCACTGCCGAGGCCCCGGCCCCTGCGCGACGCCCGAGCGCCCGCGCCATCGGCATTGGCGCGCTGCTCGCACTAGGGCTGGTGGGGCTGCTCATCCTCAGCCTGGGCAGCGACAGCAGCGTCGCCGGGGGCGGCGGCAGCGTGCTGCTCTTCGCGCCTGCGGCCTTCTTGGCCGGGGTGTTCAGCTTCCTCTCGCCCTGCACACTGCCCATCTTGCCGGCCTACTTCGCCTTCACCTTCCAGGCCCGCCGCGAGCGGATCGTGCTGATGACCGTCTCGTTCTTCCTGGGCCTGGCCACTACCATGGTGGTCCTGGGTACCATCACCTCGGCGATCAGCCAGTTTCTGATCTACCGTGTGGATAAGCTGACCCTGATCGGCGGCGTGATCGTGGTGATCCTGGGGGTGATGAGCTTCTTTGGCAAGGGCTTCACTGGTGTGAAGCTGCTAGACCGGCCCTCGGCCAGCGCCGCCGGGTCGTACCTCTACGGGGCCACCTTCGCGCTGGGCTGGTCGGCCTGCGTCGGCCCCATCCTGGGTGCGCTGTACACCCTCATGGCATCGCAGGGCATTGGCGTGCTGCAGGGCGCGGTGCTGTCGTTCATCTACGCCATGGGCCTGGGCATGCCCCTGATCATCATCGCCACGTTCTTCAGCAAGCTGGGGCGCGGCTCGCGCTTCTGGACCTTCATCCGTGGGCGCGCGTTCGAGATCCCCGTCGGCGGCACCACGATCATGCTGCACACCACCAGCATGGCCAGCGGGCTGCTGCTGATCTTCATGGGCGCGCTGCTGGCCACTGGCCAGATGAGCGTGATCAGCCAGTGGGCCGCTGGCACGCCGCTGGCGCGCTGGGCCTTCGAGATCGAGACCTGGCTGAGCAGCGTGCTTATTCGCTAG
- a CDS encoding ABC transporter ATP-binding protein has translation MKEGTAVELRDVVKRFGDVVAVDHVSAQIRDGEFFSMLGPSGCGKTTTLRMIAGFDYPSAGEIVLHGVSIGATPPHRRNVNTVFQSYALFPHMTVAQNVAFGLEMKKVARAEIGSRVTAALEMVRLTGFDERYPRQLSGGQQQRVALARALINQPEVLLLDEPLGALDEQLRKELQFELRGLQERLGITFIFVTHDQEEALTMSDRIAVMDQGRMLQVGTPTEIYERPNCRFVADFIGESNFVDGEVIEQVGQAAAVRAANGLVMRGYADFAASQGQRVTVSVRPEKAYLTTEQPSRDVNVFPVEVQRVAYIGSDTRIVVRLGDEQRFDVWEANDRSTLDRSAYWQPGEKGWLWWPEDNALVLAK, from the coding sequence TTGAAAGAAGGGACCGCAGTCGAACTGCGCGATGTTGTCAAGCGTTTTGGCGATGTCGTGGCAGTCGACCACGTGAGCGCGCAGATCCGCGACGGCGAGTTTTTCTCCATGCTCGGGCCGTCGGGCTGCGGCAAGACTACCACGCTGCGCATGATCGCCGGGTTCGACTACCCGAGCGCTGGCGAGATCGTGCTGCACGGCGTCTCGATCGGGGCCACCCCGCCACACCGGCGGAACGTGAACACGGTGTTCCAGTCCTACGCGCTGTTCCCGCATATGACGGTGGCGCAGAACGTGGCGTTCGGGCTGGAGATGAAGAAGGTGGCGCGCGCCGAGATCGGCAGCCGCGTGACGGCGGCGCTGGAGATGGTGCGACTCACCGGCTTCGACGAGCGCTACCCCCGCCAGCTCTCGGGCGGGCAGCAGCAGCGCGTGGCGCTCGCCCGCGCCCTGATCAACCAGCCCGAGGTGCTGCTGCTGGATGAGCCGCTGGGCGCGCTCGACGAGCAGCTGCGCAAGGAGCTGCAGTTCGAGCTGCGCGGCCTGCAGGAGCGCCTGGGTATCACCTTCATCTTTGTGACCCACGACCAGGAGGAGGCGCTGACCATGTCCGACCGGATCGCGGTGATGGACCAGGGCCGCATGCTCCAGGTCGGCACGCCCACCGAGATCTACGAGCGCCCCAACTGCCGCTTCGTGGCCGACTTCATCGGCGAGTCGAACTTTGTGGATGGCGAGGTGATCGAGCAGGTGGGCCAGGCCGCCGCCGTGCGCGCCGCCAACGGCCTGGTGATGCGCGGCTACGCCGACTTCGCCGCCAGCCAGGGCCAGCGCGTCACCGTCTCGGTGCGCCCCGAGAAGGCCTACCTGACCACCGAGCAGCCCAGCCGCGATGTGAACGTGTTCCCCGTGGAGGTGCAGCGCGTGGCCTACATCGGCAGCGACACCCGGATCGTGGTGCGCCTGGGCGACGAGCAGCGCTTCGACGTGTGGGAGGCCAACGACCGCTCGACCCTGGACCGCAGCGCCTACTGGCAGCCCGGCGAGAAGGGCTGGCTGTGGTGGCCCGAGGATAACGCGCTGGTGCTGGCCAAGTAG
- a CDS encoding ABC transporter permease, whose product MAALRRNERARLTGLLSPGLAWVLLFFALPLLIIVLYSFLAPGRFGGVEWATTTKNYLTLFTSSVYLNAYWRSIVISVLTTLITVLLAYPMALFIVQRSRRWRTILLFLVLLPFWTNFLVRTYAWMIILNENGVLNMALRSIGLPPQKILYTEWATLFGLVYGELPFMVLPIYTSLDRFDFRLLEASADLGADRWRSFLRVMLPLTMPGVVAGSVLVFIPTIGQFVVSELLGGAKVDYIGNLLQRLFLRSNPPNWPLGSAMAVVVMLILTMIIVLYFRGTTEDDR is encoded by the coding sequence ATGGCCGCGCTGCGGCGCAACGAGCGCGCCCGCCTAACCGGCCTGCTCAGCCCTGGCCTGGCATGGGTGCTGCTGTTCTTCGCGCTGCCCCTGCTGATCATTGTGCTGTACAGCTTCCTCGCCCCTGGCCGCTTCGGCGGCGTGGAGTGGGCGACCACCACCAAGAACTACCTCACGCTGTTCACCAGCTCGGTCTACCTCAACGCCTACTGGCGCTCCATCGTGATCAGCGTGCTCACCACCCTGATCACCGTGCTGCTGGCCTACCCCATGGCGCTCTTCATCGTCCAGCGCTCGCGCCGCTGGCGCACCATCCTGCTGTTCCTGGTGCTGCTGCCGTTCTGGACCAACTTCCTGGTGCGCACCTACGCATGGATGATCATCCTGAACGAGAACGGCGTGCTGAACATGGCGCTGCGCTCTATCGGGCTGCCCCCGCAGAAGATCCTCTACACCGAGTGGGCCACGCTGTTCGGCCTGGTGTACGGCGAGCTGCCCTTCATGGTGCTGCCGATCTACACCTCGCTCGACCGCTTCGACTTCCGCCTGCTGGAGGCCTCCGCCGACCTGGGGGCCGACCGCTGGCGCTCGTTCCTGCGCGTGATGCTGCCGCTGACTATGCCGGGCGTGGTGGCCGGGTCGGTGCTGGTGTTCATCCCCACCATCGGCCAGTTCGTCGTCTCCGAGCTGCTGGGCGGGGCCAAGGTCGACTACATCGGCAACCTGCTGCAGCGCCTGTTCCTGCGATCCAACCCGCCGAACTGGCCGCTCGGCTCGGCCATGGCGGTGGTGGTGATGCTGATCCTGACCATGATCATTGTGCTGTACTTCCGGGGCACGACGGAGGATGACCGATGA
- a CDS encoding ABC transporter permease: MSDPETTPDVRPVYKAPGLEERGISWRTWLLGAEAALMYVYLFAPIVVLVIFSFTSDPFGIRWTGFTLNWYAKLLSNTRLIDATIHTLTVATLSTLVATVLGTMLALAMERYRFRGRSATDTLLYLPIVIPEIVLAVALLSFFAFAFNLAESLFGIHMQQGMATVVIAHVTFSVAFVVVTVRTSLRGFDQRLEEAAMDLGASRFQTFRRVTFPLILPGIIGGALLAFTLSLDDFIISLFVAGPGTLLLPVEVYNRVKRSVTPEINAISTLMLLFSMALVGLSQLVQRQKR, from the coding sequence ATGAGCGACCCTGAGACGACGCCGGACGTGCGGCCCGTGTACAAGGCCCCCGGCCTAGAGGAGCGCGGCATCTCGTGGCGCACCTGGCTGCTGGGGGCCGAGGCCGCGCTGATGTACGTGTACCTGTTCGCGCCGATCGTGGTGCTGGTGATCTTCTCGTTCACCTCCGACCCGTTCGGCATCCGCTGGACAGGCTTCACGCTCAACTGGTACGCGAAGCTGCTGTCCAACACCCGCCTGATCGACGCGACCATCCACACCCTCACGGTGGCCACGCTCTCCACGCTGGTGGCCACCGTGCTGGGCACCATGCTGGCCCTGGCCATGGAGCGCTACCGCTTCCGGGGGCGCAGCGCCACCGACACACTGCTCTACCTGCCGATCGTCATCCCCGAGATCGTGCTGGCGGTGGCGCTGCTGTCGTTCTTCGCCTTCGCCTTCAACCTGGCCGAGTCGCTGTTCGGCATCCACATGCAGCAGGGCATGGCCACGGTGGTGATCGCGCACGTGACGTTCAGCGTGGCCTTCGTGGTGGTGACGGTGCGCACCAGCCTGCGCGGCTTCGACCAGCGCCTGGAGGAGGCCGCCATGGACCTGGGCGCGAGCCGCTTCCAGACCTTCCGCCGCGTGACCTTCCCGCTCATCCTGCCGGGGATCATCGGCGGCGCGCTGCTTGCATTTACACTCTCGCTCGACGACTTTATCATCAGCCTGTTTGTGGCTGGCCCCGGCACGCTGCTGCTGCCTGTCGAGGTCTACAACCGCGTGAAGCGCTCGGTCACGCCCGAGATCAATGCGATCTCCACGCTGATGCTGCTGTTCTCCATGGCGCTGGTGGGCCTCTCGCAGCTGGTGCAGCGCCAGAAGCGCTAG
- a CDS encoding spermidine/putrescine ABC transporter substrate-binding protein gives MGLLLAATVALAACGGASGGAATSATSGAAATGGGTLYVYTWSDYTDPAVVQQFEQEYGVKVVLDTFDTNEDMIAKVRVGNSGYDVVVPSDYAVDIMVKENLLAPLDKSKLPNLKNILPENMGQYFDPENGYSVPYLYGVTGIAYSKKAYPTPPDSWADLFDTAKLEAVKGKVSMLDDERETPGAALRYLGKSVNETDAAALQQVQELLIKQKPYLATYNSNDVNRKLVSGEYVIAHAYNGMAIQAILGLGDEFPGSDDIGWVLPKEGGIVWQDNLAIVKDSRNVELAHKFIDFTMRPDVAAKNAAYVNYLTPNAEAVKQLPQKVQDLYAQGFAPNDEMYKRLERTKVTGSDAFSTLWSAVKGQ, from the coding sequence ATGGGGCTGCTGCTGGCAGCCACGGTGGCCCTGGCCGCGTGCGGCGGGGCGAGCGGCGGCGCGGCCACATCCGCCACCAGCGGGGCGGCGGCCACGGGCGGCGGCACGCTCTACGTCTACACCTGGTCGGACTACACCGACCCGGCGGTGGTGCAGCAGTTCGAGCAGGAGTACGGCGTCAAGGTGGTGCTGGACACCTTCGACACCAACGAGGACATGATCGCCAAGGTGCGCGTCGGCAACTCCGGCTACGATGTGGTGGTGCCCTCGGACTACGCCGTGGACATCATGGTGAAGGAGAACCTGCTGGCCCCGCTCGACAAGAGCAAGCTGCCGAACCTCAAGAACATTCTGCCCGAGAACATGGGCCAGTACTTCGACCCCGAGAACGGCTACTCGGTGCCCTACCTCTACGGCGTCACCGGCATCGCCTACAGCAAGAAGGCCTACCCCACCCCGCCCGATAGCTGGGCCGACCTGTTCGACACGGCCAAGCTAGAGGCGGTGAAGGGCAAGGTGAGCATGCTCGACGACGAGCGCGAGACGCCCGGCGCGGCCCTGCGCTACCTGGGCAAGTCGGTGAACGAGACCGACGCGGCGGCGCTCCAGCAGGTGCAGGAGCTGCTGATCAAGCAGAAGCCCTACCTGGCCACCTACAACTCCAACGACGTGAACCGCAAGCTGGTGAGCGGCGAGTACGTGATCGCCCACGCCTACAACGGCATGGCCATCCAGGCCATCCTGGGCCTCGGCGACGAGTTCCCCGGCAGCGACGACATCGGCTGGGTGCTGCCCAAGGAGGGCGGCATCGTGTGGCAGGACAACCTGGCGATCGTGAAGGACTCGCGCAACGTGGAGCTGGCCCACAAGTTCATCGACTTCACCATGCGCCCGGATGTGGCGGCCAAGAACGCCGCGTACGTGAACTACCTGACGCCCAACGCCGAGGCCGTCAAGCAGCTGCCGCAGAAGGTGCAAGACCTCTACGCCCAGGGCTTCGCGCCAAACGACGAGATGTACAAGCGCCTAGAGCGCACCAAGGTGACGGGCAGCGACGCGTTCAGCACGCTGTGGTCGGCGGTGAAGGGCCAGTAG
- a CDS encoding DUF2267 domain-containing protein, protein MRMEELVSRISAQTGLPPEMARQAAQVVIDFIKERAPEPIKGQIDPIISNPQFGAMAGQALDALGGLFGKKDDDEKK, encoded by the coding sequence ATGAGGATGGAAGAGCTTGTGAGCCGCATCAGCGCGCAGACCGGCCTGCCGCCGGAGATGGCGCGCCAGGCCGCGCAGGTGGTGATCGATTTCATCAAAGAGCGTGCGCCGGAGCCGATCAAGGGCCAGATCGACCCGATCATCAGCAACCCGCAGTTTGGCGCGATGGCGGGCCAGGCGCTGGATGCGCTCGGCGGCCTTTTCGGCAAGAAGGACGACGACGAGAAGAAGTAG